The Lineus longissimus chromosome 6, tnLinLong1.2, whole genome shotgun sequence sequence TCCCAGGTCAAACAACAAAATTGTTAATTTCTCACAAAATCTTAACCAATAACATCAGGACCAGCAAAATCAAATACCAAAAACACCAATGTCACCCACtgcaactcagctgagcgccaggcccttgggcctcttgttttggccaccaggtggttaaaaccaaaaaggaaaaaagggcTATTCTGCTGAACTAATGTTTGGATATTTGTAAAACTGTCATCGGTATGTAATAAGGCTACACATCATATAAGTccaatttttgatttgacctacttttcaaggtcacagaggtcaaatactCAGCTGATGTCTCAGTCTGACGAGAGgtaagcacaatggccctggccatttcatttgattaaATACGTTGGCATCTTTCAGATGGTTTAATGGTCGTCCGCACAAATTTTGACGTGAAATTATATTATATATTTAACGTAAAAAATGCGATAAACAAATTTGGCCGAGAAAAACGGAACTTAAGTAGCCATCAAAAGTAACACGTTTATATAGCTATTTGGGAGTGAACGCATGTTGTACAgttgtatatatattttaagTCAAGTTGTACCGTTTGGTTTTGTAGGACACAATGAAGTTGCTGTTGAAACAGCAGTCTAGGGCAGACCGCGGCAGCATGTATAACATCAAAGACAGATTCGGCTTCAGGAATGTTTCTACTAATTTGATGAAAACCTTTAACAGTACGACACATTTCCTGAGAGTGGTCACAGAAGCATTTGTATGTCTTTTGGTAAGTCCTTCGAATTAATAATCGATGATGGCCGCACTAAAGATGGATTTTTCTGAATTACATTTTAAATGCTTGACACCTCGCCAATTATTCTTTCAGGGAAATGAGCgactaaaatgcaggaccagtGAAAAAGGCGAGGACTTACTGGAGGCCGTGGCTACAGAAATCGTTGAATTGGTCTATAAGCAGATACCGACTCATCAGATGGCTGAGATAGAACAATTATGGCAAGAGGACCCAGAGCAACAGGAGGGGATTTTTCCCTACTGCTTCTGTCAAGAAGGTATGTCGGACAACCTTTTCGCCAATCATCGGTAATGATATAGAACTTCATCCAATACCCTAGCTAGTAATGATTGGGTTCAGCGTATATGATGAAGCGTCGGGCAATGTTTGGGATTCCACAAAAGAACCGTTAAAGATACCGTCCGTTTAATATGTGTCCTACTTTCCAGAGAAAGAAGAGAACATGGTTGAATGTTCGGGGGGGAAAACCTGCCCCAACGGACAATGGTTCCATCTGTCCTGTGGCCACATCCCGACAGCCAAATACAGGGAAATCACTGAAGAAGACTGGTGGTGTGGCAGCCCCCAATGCCGGACCAAGTCCATTTTTTGCTGTGGCCGCAACCTAGAGTTAGACGACCAGGATTTAGACTGGATTATGTGCGATAATCCTAAATGCAGCACTCACTGGTTCCACCTGAAATGCACCCGTCTTAAGAAAATACCCAGTAAGTACCGGTATATGATTATAGTACGACGACGGTGAAGTTGGTAGCAGGGTAACGTTTCCCAGATTTAGCTCTGTATTCAATTTTCTATGAAATATGAGCGGTAAACAGTCAGTGTTCATTGAGCTCTACATCACGGACAGGGATCATGTTGCAATTCAAGCATGTTCTTCGTATCTCCTAGACGTCATTTCTTGCATGCTATACTTTAAACAAACGTTTACAAACCCCTATACATCAATAAATTTCCGTAATTATTTTCAGAAGGAGATTGGTTTTGCACCAGTCGATGCAGAAAGGAAGCGAAGAATGTTGCCAAGGACAGCATAGATCATGTGAGGGAATACTCCCTCGCTGTAATCTTCCTTGGCCTTCTCGACGAGGCCCGGCGGTTCGTTGTGAGGCACGGCGATGGCCAAAACATCCTTCGCTTCTGGCGCCTGGACATGTCTCGATTCAGGATGGGGAATCACTACAATTACGTGATCCTCGGTCATAGGTTGCTGGCAGGTAACAGAAACTTATTATCTAATGTTTAGAGTTTGCCTACTAATTAACGTCGGTTGTTAATGGGTCCACGGTTTGTAATTCCTTGTCGCTGCTAGTCCGGGTACCAAACATGCAGATAAATCGGGTGCCATACTAATGCAGTTAATTATTAGGCATCCCGGACTAAAGCATTTTCACAGTACGGACCTATCAGCTCTTTCAGGAAGAGCGATCACAAATTTATTCGTTTAATTCGCTTTCAGAGACTGTTG is a genomic window containing:
- the LOC135489911 gene encoding uncharacterized protein LOC135489911 — protein: MKLLLKQQSRADRGSMYNIKDRFGFRNVSTNLMKTFNSTTHFLRVVTEAFVCLLGNERLKCRTSEKGEDLLEAVATEIVELVYKQIPTHQMAEIEQLWQEDPEQQEGIFPYCFCQEEKEENMVECSGGKTCPNGQWFHLSCGHIPTAKYREITEEDWWCGSPQCRTKSIFCCGRNLELDDQDLDWIMCDNPKCSTHWFHLKCTRLKKIPKGDWFCTSRCRKEAKNVAKDSIDHVREYSLAVIFLGLLDEARRFVVRHGDGQNILRFWRLDMSRFRMGNHYNYVILGHRLLAGVNGYYDGRVAFDAVNNRTVNTTGKPAANHEIDLENEFCNKQVADGLKERGVVSETNAEKISRLCGSTRKEIFLLYEEKYCESYASQGGAARHDVTEIVSDLMLEYQQDKLFNEIPGRFHHGFEEFVHQDLIIQSVPRYVAKLKSLSLKIDREKAVRQ